A genomic segment from Bos mutus isolate GX-2022 chromosome 14, NWIPB_WYAK_1.1, whole genome shotgun sequence encodes:
- the PDP1 gene encoding pyruvate dehyrogenase phosphatase catalytic subunit 1 isoform X3: MPAPTQLFFPLIRNCELSRIYGTACYCHHKHLCCSPPYIPQSRPRYTPHPAYATFYRPKESWWQYTQGRRYASTPQKFYLTPPQVNSILKANEYSFKVPEFDGKNVSSVLGFDSNQLPANAPIEDRRSAATCLQTRGMLLGVFDGHAGCACSQAVSERLFYYIAVSLLPHETLLEIENAVESGRALLPILQWHKHPNDYFSKEASKLYFNSLRTYWQELIDLNTGESTDIDVKEALINAFKRLDNDISLEAQVGDPNSFLNYLVLRVAFSGATACVAHVDGVDLHVANTGDSRAMLGVQEEDGSWSAVTLSNDHNAQNEREVERLKLEHPKNEAKSVVKQDRLLGLLMPFRAFGDVKFKWSIDLQKRVIESGPDQLNDNEYTKFIPPNYYTPPYLTAEPEVTYHRLRPQDKFLVLATDGLWETMHRQDVVRIVGEYLTGMHHQQPIAVGGYKVTLGQMHGLLTERRAKMSSVFEDQNAATHLIRHAVGNNEFGAVDHERLSKMLSLPEELARMYRDDITIIVVQFNSHVVGAYQNQEQ; encoded by the coding sequence ATGCCAGCACCAACTCAACTGTTTTTCCCTCTGATTCGTAACTGTGAACTGAGCAGAATCTATGGCACTGCATGTTACTGCCACCACAAACATCTCTGCTGCTCACCCCCTTATATTCCGCAGAGTCGCCCGAGATACACACCCCATCCGGCGTATGCTACCTTTTACAGGCCAAAGGAGAGCTGGTGGCAGTACACCCAAGGAAGGAGATACGCTTCCACACCGCAGAAGTTTTACCTCACACCTCCCCAAGTCAATAGCATCCTGAAAGCTAATGAGTACAGTTTCAAAGTGCCAGAATTTGATGGCAAAAATGTAAGTTCTGTCCTTGGATTTGACAGCAATCAGCTGCCGGCAAACGCACCCATTGAGGACCGGAGGAGTGCAGCAACCTGCTTGCAGACCAGAGGGATGCTTTTGGGGGTTTTTGATGGCCACGCAGGCTGTGCTTGCTCCCAGGCAGTTAGTGAAAGACTCTTTTATTATATTGCTGTCTCTTTGTTACCCCACGAGACTTTGCTGGAGATCGAAAATGCTGTAGAGAGTGGTCGAGCCCTGCTGCCCATTCTCCAGTGGCACAAGCACCCCAACGATTACTTCAGTAAGGAGGCATCCAAGTTATATTTCAACAGCTTGAGGACTTACTGGCAAGAGCTTATTGACCTCAACACTGGGGAGTCGACTGATATTGATGTTAAGGAGGCTTTGATTAATGCTTTCAAGAGGCTTGATAATGACATCTCCTTGGAGGCTCAAGTTGGTGATCCCAATTCTTTCCTCAACTACCTAGTGCTTCGAGTGGCATTTTCTGGGGCCACAGCTTGCGTGGCCCACGTGGATGGCGTTGACCTTCACGTGGCCAACACTGGCGATAGCAGAGCCATGCTGGGAGTGCAGGAAGAGGACGGCTCTTGGTCGGCAGTCACGCTGTCTAATGACCACAACGCTCAGAATGAGAGAGAAGTGGAACGGCTGAAACTGGAGCACCCAAAGAACGAGGCCAAGAGTGTGGTGAAACAGGATCGGCTGCTTGGCTTGCTGATGCCTTTTCGGGCTTTTGGAGACGTCAAGTTCAAATGGAGCATTGACCTTCAGAAGAGAGTGATAGAATCTGGCCCAGACCAGTTGAATGACAATGAATACACCAAGTTCATCCCTCCTAATTATTACACACCTCCTTATCTCACTGCTGAACCAGAAGTAACTTACCACCGATTAAGGCCACAGGATAAATTTCTGGTACTGGCGACTGATGGGCTGTGGGAGACAATGCACAGGCAGGATGTGGTTAGGATTGTGGGTGAGTACCTAACAGGCATGCACCACCAGCAGCCAATAGCCGTTGGTGGCTATAAGGTGACTCTGGGGCAGATGCATGGCCTTTTAACAGAACGGAGAGCTAAGATGTCATCGGTGTTTGAGGACCAGAATGCAGCAACCCACCTTATTCGCCACGCTGTGGGCAACAATGAGTTTGGGGCTGTTGATCATGAGCGCCTCTCCAAAATGCTTAGTCTTCCTGAAGAGCTTGCTCGGATGTACAGAGATGACATTACAATCAttgtagttcagttcaattctcATGTTGTAGGGGCATATCAAAACCAGGAACAGTGA
- the PDP1 gene encoding pyruvate dehyrogenase phosphatase catalytic subunit 1 isoform X1, translating into MDGPVPGRASAGVWAPAASSCSSAAPEGRMCVCPGPRRIGIPVRSSSLPLFSDAMPAPTQLFFPLIRNCELSRIYGTACYCHHKHLCCSPPYIPQSRPRYTPHPAYATFYRPKESWWQYTQGRRYASTPQKFYLTPPQVNSILKANEYSFKVPEFDGKNVSSVLGFDSNQLPANAPIEDRRSAATCLQTRGMLLGVFDGHAGCACSQAVSERLFYYIAVSLLPHETLLEIENAVESGRALLPILQWHKHPNDYFSKEASKLYFNSLRTYWQELIDLNTGESTDIDVKEALINAFKRLDNDISLEAQVGDPNSFLNYLVLRVAFSGATACVAHVDGVDLHVANTGDSRAMLGVQEEDGSWSAVTLSNDHNAQNEREVERLKLEHPKNEAKSVVKQDRLLGLLMPFRAFGDVKFKWSIDLQKRVIESGPDQLNDNEYTKFIPPNYYTPPYLTAEPEVTYHRLRPQDKFLVLATDGLWETMHRQDVVRIVGEYLTGMHHQQPIAVGGYKVTLGQMHGLLTERRAKMSSVFEDQNAATHLIRHAVGNNEFGAVDHERLSKMLSLPEELARMYRDDITIIVVQFNSHVVGAYQNQEQ; encoded by the exons CTCCAGCTGTAGCTCCGCGGCTCCCGAGGG gagaatgtgtgtgtgtcccGGGCCCAGACGAATTG GAATCCCGGTCAGAAGTTCCAGCCTGCCACTGTTCTCTGATGCCATGCCAGCACCAACTCAACTGTTTTTCCCTCTGATTCGTAACTGTGAACTGAGCAGAATCTATGGCACTGCATGTTACTGCCACCACAAACATCTCTGCTGCTCACCCCCTTATATTCCGCAGAGTCGCCCGAGATACACACCCCATCCGGCGTATGCTACCTTTTACAGGCCAAAGGAGAGCTGGTGGCAGTACACCCAAGGAAGGAGATACGCTTCCACACCGCAGAAGTTTTACCTCACACCTCCCCAAGTCAATAGCATCCTGAAAGCTAATGAGTACAGTTTCAAAGTGCCAGAATTTGATGGCAAAAATGTAAGTTCTGTCCTTGGATTTGACAGCAATCAGCTGCCGGCAAACGCACCCATTGAGGACCGGAGGAGTGCAGCAACCTGCTTGCAGACCAGAGGGATGCTTTTGGGGGTTTTTGATGGCCACGCAGGCTGTGCTTGCTCCCAGGCAGTTAGTGAAAGACTCTTTTATTATATTGCTGTCTCTTTGTTACCCCACGAGACTTTGCTGGAGATCGAAAATGCTGTAGAGAGTGGTCGAGCCCTGCTGCCCATTCTCCAGTGGCACAAGCACCCCAACGATTACTTCAGTAAGGAGGCATCCAAGTTATATTTCAACAGCTTGAGGACTTACTGGCAAGAGCTTATTGACCTCAACACTGGGGAGTCGACTGATATTGATGTTAAGGAGGCTTTGATTAATGCTTTCAAGAGGCTTGATAATGACATCTCCTTGGAGGCTCAAGTTGGTGATCCCAATTCTTTCCTCAACTACCTAGTGCTTCGAGTGGCATTTTCTGGGGCCACAGCTTGCGTGGCCCACGTGGATGGCGTTGACCTTCACGTGGCCAACACTGGCGATAGCAGAGCCATGCTGGGAGTGCAGGAAGAGGACGGCTCTTGGTCGGCAGTCACGCTGTCTAATGACCACAACGCTCAGAATGAGAGAGAAGTGGAACGGCTGAAACTGGAGCACCCAAAGAACGAGGCCAAGAGTGTGGTGAAACAGGATCGGCTGCTTGGCTTGCTGATGCCTTTTCGGGCTTTTGGAGACGTCAAGTTCAAATGGAGCATTGACCTTCAGAAGAGAGTGATAGAATCTGGCCCAGACCAGTTGAATGACAATGAATACACCAAGTTCATCCCTCCTAATTATTACACACCTCCTTATCTCACTGCTGAACCAGAAGTAACTTACCACCGATTAAGGCCACAGGATAAATTTCTGGTACTGGCGACTGATGGGCTGTGGGAGACAATGCACAGGCAGGATGTGGTTAGGATTGTGGGTGAGTACCTAACAGGCATGCACCACCAGCAGCCAATAGCCGTTGGTGGCTATAAGGTGACTCTGGGGCAGATGCATGGCCTTTTAACAGAACGGAGAGCTAAGATGTCATCGGTGTTTGAGGACCAGAATGCAGCAACCCACCTTATTCGCCACGCTGTGGGCAACAATGAGTTTGGGGCTGTTGATCATGAGCGCCTCTCCAAAATGCTTAGTCTTCCTGAAGAGCTTGCTCGGATGTACAGAGATGACATTACAATCAttgtagttcagttcaattctcATGTTGTAGGGGCATATCAAAACCAGGAACAGTGA
- the PDP1 gene encoding pyruvate dehyrogenase phosphatase catalytic subunit 1 isoform X2: protein MCVCPGPRRIGIPVRSSSLPLFSDAMPAPTQLFFPLIRNCELSRIYGTACYCHHKHLCCSPPYIPQSRPRYTPHPAYATFYRPKESWWQYTQGRRYASTPQKFYLTPPQVNSILKANEYSFKVPEFDGKNVSSVLGFDSNQLPANAPIEDRRSAATCLQTRGMLLGVFDGHAGCACSQAVSERLFYYIAVSLLPHETLLEIENAVESGRALLPILQWHKHPNDYFSKEASKLYFNSLRTYWQELIDLNTGESTDIDVKEALINAFKRLDNDISLEAQVGDPNSFLNYLVLRVAFSGATACVAHVDGVDLHVANTGDSRAMLGVQEEDGSWSAVTLSNDHNAQNEREVERLKLEHPKNEAKSVVKQDRLLGLLMPFRAFGDVKFKWSIDLQKRVIESGPDQLNDNEYTKFIPPNYYTPPYLTAEPEVTYHRLRPQDKFLVLATDGLWETMHRQDVVRIVGEYLTGMHHQQPIAVGGYKVTLGQMHGLLTERRAKMSSVFEDQNAATHLIRHAVGNNEFGAVDHERLSKMLSLPEELARMYRDDITIIVVQFNSHVVGAYQNQEQ from the exons atgtgtgtgtgtcccGGGCCCAGACGAATTG GAATCCCGGTCAGAAGTTCCAGCCTGCCACTGTTCTCTGATGCCATGCCAGCACCAACTCAACTGTTTTTCCCTCTGATTCGTAACTGTGAACTGAGCAGAATCTATGGCACTGCATGTTACTGCCACCACAAACATCTCTGCTGCTCACCCCCTTATATTCCGCAGAGTCGCCCGAGATACACACCCCATCCGGCGTATGCTACCTTTTACAGGCCAAAGGAGAGCTGGTGGCAGTACACCCAAGGAAGGAGATACGCTTCCACACCGCAGAAGTTTTACCTCACACCTCCCCAAGTCAATAGCATCCTGAAAGCTAATGAGTACAGTTTCAAAGTGCCAGAATTTGATGGCAAAAATGTAAGTTCTGTCCTTGGATTTGACAGCAATCAGCTGCCGGCAAACGCACCCATTGAGGACCGGAGGAGTGCAGCAACCTGCTTGCAGACCAGAGGGATGCTTTTGGGGGTTTTTGATGGCCACGCAGGCTGTGCTTGCTCCCAGGCAGTTAGTGAAAGACTCTTTTATTATATTGCTGTCTCTTTGTTACCCCACGAGACTTTGCTGGAGATCGAAAATGCTGTAGAGAGTGGTCGAGCCCTGCTGCCCATTCTCCAGTGGCACAAGCACCCCAACGATTACTTCAGTAAGGAGGCATCCAAGTTATATTTCAACAGCTTGAGGACTTACTGGCAAGAGCTTATTGACCTCAACACTGGGGAGTCGACTGATATTGATGTTAAGGAGGCTTTGATTAATGCTTTCAAGAGGCTTGATAATGACATCTCCTTGGAGGCTCAAGTTGGTGATCCCAATTCTTTCCTCAACTACCTAGTGCTTCGAGTGGCATTTTCTGGGGCCACAGCTTGCGTGGCCCACGTGGATGGCGTTGACCTTCACGTGGCCAACACTGGCGATAGCAGAGCCATGCTGGGAGTGCAGGAAGAGGACGGCTCTTGGTCGGCAGTCACGCTGTCTAATGACCACAACGCTCAGAATGAGAGAGAAGTGGAACGGCTGAAACTGGAGCACCCAAAGAACGAGGCCAAGAGTGTGGTGAAACAGGATCGGCTGCTTGGCTTGCTGATGCCTTTTCGGGCTTTTGGAGACGTCAAGTTCAAATGGAGCATTGACCTTCAGAAGAGAGTGATAGAATCTGGCCCAGACCAGTTGAATGACAATGAATACACCAAGTTCATCCCTCCTAATTATTACACACCTCCTTATCTCACTGCTGAACCAGAAGTAACTTACCACCGATTAAGGCCACAGGATAAATTTCTGGTACTGGCGACTGATGGGCTGTGGGAGACAATGCACAGGCAGGATGTGGTTAGGATTGTGGGTGAGTACCTAACAGGCATGCACCACCAGCAGCCAATAGCCGTTGGTGGCTATAAGGTGACTCTGGGGCAGATGCATGGCCTTTTAACAGAACGGAGAGCTAAGATGTCATCGGTGTTTGAGGACCAGAATGCAGCAACCCACCTTATTCGCCACGCTGTGGGCAACAATGAGTTTGGGGCTGTTGATCATGAGCGCCTCTCCAAAATGCTTAGTCTTCCTGAAGAGCTTGCTCGGATGTACAGAGATGACATTACAATCAttgtagttcagttcaattctcATGTTGTAGGGGCATATCAAAACCAGGAACAGTGA